In Flavobacterium sp. N3904, one DNA window encodes the following:
- a CDS encoding RagB/SusD family nutrient uptake outer membrane protein, producing the protein MKKYIKLFAVSSILVLGSCSDQFLDTEPYTEKVTTNFYKTPDEAYQGLVAVYDILQREAYGGPLLITEEASDNCFGGYGGSDATVDLEWDRFQFSSNLEMNNPTYQVSYQGIYRANILLENLGSVNWGADTALKTQYEAEARFLRAYFTFDLARMFGDIIALDHTIKATDNELPRNTPEQTYALIASDLKFAADNLGNENYSQPTNPKYGRITKWAAESYLAKAFLFYTDYYNKPDLAGVVTKAQAITYINDVVNNSGHALVPDFSQLWLASAVSSTSKVYGGEGNNEMVWAIRFNGSGNGNWDLHEGNRFQVDIAPRGGNIGNYATGWGGATVNPKLYNAYALGDTRRDATIIDFANENLDFNPVTRDQRQYTGYAWKKYCPITDAAGVAVTVANGGNFQIDNYEDFAVIRFSDVLLMAAELNLATNAGFAQACFNKVRERAFHDTTHNTAVTIPIIMKERQLEFALEGQRYFDLIRQDMATTKAAIDNTVGGSTFAVTFRTETQGWFPLPQSQILLANGAISQNPGW; encoded by the coding sequence ATGAAAAAATATATTAAACTATTTGCAGTTTCTTCCATTTTAGTACTGGGTTCTTGTTCAGACCAGTTTCTAGATACTGAACCTTATACAGAGAAAGTAACCACAAACTTTTATAAAACACCAGATGAGGCATATCAAGGGCTTGTGGCTGTTTATGACATTTTGCAAAGAGAAGCTTACGGTGGGCCATTGCTAATTACTGAGGAAGCTTCTGATAACTGTTTCGGAGGATATGGTGGTTCAGATGCTACAGTTGATTTAGAATGGGATCGTTTTCAGTTTTCATCCAATTTAGAAATGAATAATCCTACGTATCAAGTCAGTTACCAAGGGATTTACCGAGCCAATATTTTACTCGAAAATTTAGGTAGTGTAAATTGGGGTGCAGATACAGCACTTAAAACACAATATGAAGCAGAAGCTCGTTTTTTAAGAGCATATTTTACATTTGATTTGGCTAGAATGTTTGGTGATATTATTGCACTAGATCATACTATTAAAGCTACTGACAATGAGTTGCCAAGAAATACACCCGAACAAACATATGCATTAATTGCTAGTGATTTAAAATTTGCTGCGGATAATTTAGGAAATGAAAATTATTCTCAACCTACAAATCCAAAATACGGGCGCATCACAAAATGGGCTGCAGAATCTTATTTGGCAAAAGCCTTTTTATTCTACACAGACTATTACAACAAACCGGATTTGGCAGGTGTAGTTACAAAAGCACAGGCTATAACTTATATAAATGATGTTGTAAATAATAGCGGACACGCTTTGGTTCCTGATTTTTCTCAACTTTGGCTTGCTTCTGCTGTTAGTTCTACTAGTAAAGTATATGGAGGTGAAGGAAATAACGAAATGGTTTGGGCAATTCGTTTCAACGGATCCGGAAATGGAAATTGGGACTTACATGAAGGAAACCGTTTCCAAGTTGATATTGCACCACGTGGTGGCAATATTGGAAACTACGCAACAGGATGGGGTGGAGCTACGGTGAATCCTAAATTGTACAATGCGTATGCTCTAGGAGATACCCGCAGAGATGCTACAATTATTGATTTTGCAAATGAAAATCTTGATTTTAATCCAGTTACAAGAGACCAAAGACAATATACAGGTTATGCCTGGAAAAAATATTGTCCGATTACTGATGCGGCTGGTGTGGCAGTTACTGTTGCAAATGGGGGGAATTTCCAAATTGATAATTACGAAGACTTTGCCGTTATCCGTTTCTCTGATGTATTGTTAATGGCAGCCGAACTTAACTTGGCAACAAATGCAGGTTTTGCACAAGCTTGTTTTAATAAAGTTCGCGAACGTGCTTTTCATGACACTACGCATAATACTGCTGTAACAATTCCGATTATTATGAAAGAGCGTCAACTAGAATTTGCTCTTGAAGGACAACGTTATTTTGACTTGATTAGACAAGATATGGCTACTACAAAAGCGGCAATTGACAACACAGTTGGTGGATCTACATTTGCAGTTACTTTTAGAACTGAAACACAAGGATGGTTCCCGCTTCCTCAATCTCAAATACTACTTGCAAATGGTGCTATTTCACAAAACCCAGGTTGGTAA
- a CDS encoding SusC/RagA family TonB-linked outer membrane protein, with protein MKRKYCTSTMLPFCMSLLFSVFMLQSGFAQQKSLSVTGKITSTSDGLGIPGANITVEGGTTSTSTDFDGTYKINVKSDDVLKISVMGYKSQKVSVNNQSTINVALQTETSDLKEVVVIGYGTQKKKVATAATSTISAKSIQEVASIDVVNALQGQASGVNVTSTSGQPGAGMVINIRGVGTAGNSNPLYVVDGIVIDGGIGYLDPSAIERVDILKDASAAAIYGARAANGVVLVTTKKGKGDKMAVSLNGYTGFQYVAKKIDLLNSTEYATIMNEARVNSGLTPLYTQAQMAALPNTDWQDEMVNEGALKQNQSLLISGATANSTYATGMSNATQEGLIGSQDNQSKYVRRSFFVNTTTSIIPEILKFGENFTYSNIGGNGISDQGIYNNSVRGFLNAPPTMDVYNPDGTYAKSDIAPDIANPLGSMYYNNFKEYKGNRFIGNAFLEAKFLKGFTFITNFGADSNDSFNRSFVPVYDLSSTVYNAISTVTQSSGNAMTWSWENTLDYKASLGKNNFDVLVGTSARSQTSEYSGATGKDLIFNDFKHAYLSNATLQPQNTVWGGRSDYKMASLFGRLLYNYDDKYLFTGTIRRDGSSNFGPNNKYAIFPAFSAGWNVDREDFFPKDIFLNKVKLRASWGENGNDQLKQFAYLSTISSIDKSYHFGVGNNEHLYVGAAPNDLNNPDLKWETSEQTDLGFDLVLFEKVTFVFDWYNKVTRDWLVQPTVTETTGANAPYINGGDIQNKGVEFALGYATTFGTDWNFSINGNLSYNQNEVLKIANQSGIIYGDPNLLFQGLDEMNRVQVGKPIGYFYGLKTDGIFQNASEVAAGVQPNAVPGDVRFVDLNGDGKINQDDKTEVGNPNPDLTYGVNMQVSYKAFDFSIFTYGTAGGQNAFGVHDPTRPYNNYTTTIIDRWTTEGTSNTIPRVTYGSDPNGNYTKFSDLYIQDSDFFRIKDVTFGVDLTKLSSNLGFFSKFRLYVAVNNLYTFTKYQGMDPEIGFGNSNQSWAKGIDVGFYPQPRTYMVGFNVNF; from the coding sequence TGTTCAGTGTTTTTATGCTGCAGTCAGGTTTTGCACAACAGAAATCGCTTTCTGTGACAGGAAAGATCACCTCTACAAGTGATGGCTTGGGTATTCCTGGTGCAAACATTACTGTAGAAGGAGGAACTACAAGTACATCAACAGATTTTGACGGGACTTATAAAATTAATGTCAAGTCGGATGATGTTTTGAAAATTAGTGTTATGGGGTATAAATCCCAAAAAGTTTCCGTAAACAATCAATCAACTATTAATGTTGCTTTGCAAACCGAAACATCAGATCTTAAAGAAGTTGTTGTTATTGGGTATGGTACTCAGAAAAAGAAAGTGGCAACTGCTGCTACTTCAACTATTTCTGCAAAAAGTATTCAAGAAGTTGCTTCAATAGATGTTGTCAATGCATTGCAAGGACAAGCTTCTGGAGTAAATGTTACCTCTACCTCTGGACAACCAGGAGCAGGTATGGTAATTAATATTCGTGGTGTAGGGACGGCAGGAAATTCAAATCCATTATACGTTGTAGATGGAATTGTTATTGATGGAGGTATCGGATACCTTGATCCATCTGCTATAGAAAGAGTAGATATACTTAAAGATGCATCGGCAGCGGCTATTTATGGTGCCCGTGCTGCGAATGGAGTTGTTTTGGTAACTACCAAAAAAGGAAAAGGAGATAAAATGGCTGTTTCATTAAATGGATATACCGGTTTTCAATATGTTGCAAAAAAAATAGATTTACTAAATTCTACTGAATATGCGACTATTATGAATGAAGCACGTGTAAACTCAGGATTAACTCCTTTGTACACACAAGCCCAAATGGCGGCATTACCAAATACAGACTGGCAAGATGAAATGGTCAATGAAGGTGCTTTGAAACAAAATCAATCGTTGTTGATTTCTGGAGCAACTGCAAATTCTACCTATGCTACTGGAATGTCAAATGCAACGCAAGAAGGGCTTATTGGTAGTCAGGACAATCAATCAAAGTATGTTCGTAGATCCTTTTTTGTAAATACTACAACATCAATTATCCCAGAAATTTTAAAATTTGGAGAAAACTTTACTTATTCTAATATTGGAGGAAATGGTATTTCCGATCAGGGAATTTATAACAATAGTGTGAGAGGATTCTTGAATGCACCGCCTACTATGGATGTTTATAATCCTGATGGTACTTATGCAAAATCTGATATCGCTCCAGATATTGCAAATCCACTTGGAAGTATGTATTACAATAACTTTAAAGAATACAAAGGAAATCGTTTTATAGGAAATGCGTTTTTGGAAGCTAAATTCTTAAAAGGATTTACATTTATAACCAATTTTGGTGCAGATTCAAACGATAGTTTCAACAGATCGTTTGTACCGGTATACGATCTTTCTAGCACCGTGTATAATGCAATTTCAACAGTAACTCAAAGTTCTGGTAATGCCATGACATGGTCTTGGGAAAACACATTAGATTACAAAGCTTCTCTTGGTAAAAATAATTTTGACGTTTTAGTTGGAACTTCTGCCAGATCACAAACATCTGAATATAGTGGCGCTACAGGTAAAGATTTGATTTTTAATGATTTCAAACATGCTTATTTGAGTAATGCTACATTGCAACCTCAAAACACAGTTTGGGGTGGACGTTCTGATTATAAAATGGCTTCTTTGTTTGGAAGATTACTATATAATTATGATGATAAATACTTATTTACCGGTACTATAAGAAGAGATGGTTCTTCCAATTTTGGACCTAATAACAAATATGCCATATTCCCTGCATTTTCTGCTGGTTGGAATGTGGATCGCGAAGATTTCTTCCCGAAAGATATTTTCTTAAACAAAGTAAAATTAAGAGCAAGTTGGGGTGAAAACGGAAATGATCAATTGAAACAGTTTGCGTATTTATCAACCATAAGTTCTATAGATAAAAGCTATCATTTTGGCGTAGGCAACAATGAACATCTATATGTAGGTGCAGCTCCTAATGATTTGAATAATCCAGATTTGAAATGGGAAACTTCAGAACAAACCGATTTAGGTTTTGATCTTGTCTTATTTGAAAAAGTTACTTTTGTTTTTGACTGGTATAATAAAGTGACAAGAGATTGGTTGGTACAACCTACCGTAACAGAAACGACAGGTGCAAACGCTCCTTACATCAATGGTGGAGATATTCAAAACAAAGGGGTTGAGTTTGCGTTGGGTTATGCAACAACTTTTGGAACAGATTGGAATTTTTCTATAAATGGTAACCTTTCATACAATCAAAACGAAGTACTTAAAATTGCAAATCAAAGTGGTATAATCTACGGAGATCCAAATCTTCTTTTTCAAGGATTGGATGAGATGAATCGTGTACAAGTAGGAAAACCAATTGGATATTTTTACGGATTAAAAACAGACGGAATTTTCCAAAATGCTTCTGAAGTAGCTGCAGGTGTTCAGCCAAATGCAGTTCCTGGCGATGTTCGTTTTGTAGATTTAAATGGAGATGGAAAAATAAATCAGGACGATAAAACAGAAGTTGGAAATCCAAATCCAGATTTGACGTATGGTGTAAATATGCAGGTTTCTTACAAAGCATTTGATTTCTCTATTTTTACTTACGGTACTGCTGGTGGTCAAAACGCTTTTGGTGTTCATGATCCAACTCGTCCTTACAATAATTACACAACAACTATTATTGACAGATGGACTACAGAGGGAACTTCTAATACAATTCCTAGAGTAACTTATGGATCAGATCCAAATGGGAACTATACTAAATTCTCTGATTTGTACATTCAGGATTCAGATTTCTTTAGAATCAAAGACGTGACTTTTGGTGTAGACTTGACTAAATTATCAAGCAACTTAGGTTTCTTTAGTAAATTCAGACTTTACGTAGCTGTAAATAATCTATACACATTTACTAAATATCAAGGGATGGATCCAGAAATTGGGTTCGGTAACTCAAACCAATCTTGGGCAAAAGGAATTGATGTTGGATTTTATCCACAACCAAGAACGTATATGGTAGGTTTTAATGTTAACTTTTAA